From Bacteroidales bacterium, one genomic window encodes:
- a CDS encoding DUF4293 family protein — protein sequence MKHGNQFGLILAVVILLCVMYFSSVITGYVPFLILLIAATFISFISLFLIHYRMLQIRFTIFNAVILVAFQCWLAYAFFTRPAGTRFPITAVFPIICAILSFLAVHDIATDEATVRTVDAIKKMKKNKKK from the coding sequence ATGAAACACGGAAATCAATTCGGACTTATACTCGCGGTGGTCATTTTGTTATGCGTAATGTACTTTAGTTCTGTTATCACAGGCTATGTTCCTTTTTTAATTTTGCTGATTGCCGCCACGTTTATCTCCTTCATTTCTCTATTCCTTATTCACTACCGGATGCTTCAGATAAGATTTACAATCTTTAATGCAGTTATACTGGTAGCATTTCAATGCTGGCTTGCCTATGCTTTCTTCACAAGGCCGGCAGGAACAAGATTCCCCATAACAGCTGTATTTCCAATTATTTGCGCCATCCTCTCTTTTCTTGCAGTACACGATATTGCAACTGATGAAGCAACGGTCAGAACCGTTGATGCCATCAAGAAAATGAAGAAGAACAAGAAGAAATAA
- a CDS encoding nucleoside phosphorylase: MASIAASELMLNADGSIYHIHLRPYDLADTVLLVGDPGRVNMISKYMSNIEFTHQNREFISTTGTYNGKRMTVLSTGIGTNNIDIVMNELDAVANIDFNTRQIKENKRKLTILRIGTCGALQPDIPLGSFVFSHISIGTDGVINWYADREKVTEGDIEEALIKHMDWNKHLGRPYIVKDSQMLIDMFKERTIKGMTISAPGFFGPQGRVLRLPIVVPDMNQKFESFSFNGYRVTNYEMEGSAIAGFAKMMGHEAGTVCCVIANRYRKEAITDYEPYIDKLIKLVLETLTK; this comes from the coding sequence ATGGCTAGCATAGCAGCATCGGAACTAATGCTTAATGCAGACGGTTCCATTTATCACATTCATCTTAGGCCTTATGATTTGGCAGACACTGTCCTTCTTGTGGGTGACCCGGGAAGAGTAAACATGATTTCAAAGTATATGTCAAATATTGAATTCACTCATCAGAACCGTGAATTTATCTCAACTACAGGTACTTATAATGGGAAAAGAATGACTGTTCTTTCAACCGGAATAGGTACAAACAATATTGACATTGTAATGAATGAGCTTGACGCCGTTGCCAACATAGATTTTAACACCAGGCAAATTAAAGAGAACAAGCGCAAGCTTACAATCTTAAGAATAGGTACATGCGGCGCTTTGCAGCCGGACATTCCTCTTGGCTCCTTTGTATTCTCACACATATCAATTGGTACCGATGGCGTAATCAACTGGTATGCAGACAGAGAGAAAGTTACTGAGGGCGATATAGAAGAGGCTTTGATTAAACACATGGATTGGAACAAACATCTTGGACGTCCTTACATTGTTAAAGATTCCCAGATGCTGATTGACATGTTTAAAGAGCGCACTATCAAGGGAATGACAATATCTGCTCCCGGATTTTTTGGTCCTCAGGGGAGAGTGCTGAGGCTCCCGATAGTTGTACCTGACATGAACCAAAAGTTTGAGTCATTCAGCTTTAACGGCTACCGCGTAACTAATTATGAGATGGAAGGTTCTGCAATTGCGGGGTTTGCAAAAATGATGGGACATGAGGCAGGTACCGTTTGCTGCGTGATTGCAAACCGCTACAGGAAAGAGGCAATCACAGATTACGAACCTTACATAGATAAGCTGATTAAGCTGGTGCTTGAAACGCTGACAAAATAA